A region of Solea solea chromosome 7, fSolSol10.1, whole genome shotgun sequence DNA encodes the following proteins:
- the LOC131462527 gene encoding CDGSH iron-sulfur domain-containing protein 1-like produces MPQLTAPPTPTLPSSAFRLSKEHLMVALPVAVVAAVGGFLLSHYLSGRRCKKGQVNTTVSKDSPKVVHSFDMEDIGTKAVYCRCWKSKKFPYCDGAHAKHNDETGDNVGPLVIKRKNN; encoded by the coding sequence ATGCCGCAGCTGACAGCGCCTCCGACGCCCACTCTGCCCAGCTCGGCTTTCAGGTTATCAAAAGAGCATTTGATGGTAGCGTTGCCAGTCGCAGTGGTTGCAGCTGTTGGGGGATTCCTACTCAGCCATTACCTGTCCGGGCGGCGCTGTAAAAAGGGGCAGGTGAACACGACCGTCAGCAAAGACAGTCCCAAAGTGGTCCACAGCTTTGACATGGAGGACATCGGCACCAAGGCTGTGTACTGCCGCTGCTGGAAGTCAAAGAAGTTCCCTTACTGTGACGGAGCACACGCCAAACACAACGACGAGACTGGGGACAACGTCGGGCCCCTCGTCATCAAGAGGAAGAATAATTAA